Proteins from a genomic interval of Verrucomicrobiota bacterium:
- a CDS encoding type II toxin-antitoxin system HicB family antitoxin yields MKLKVIVHKAEEGGYWAEVPAIPGCISQGETKEELKENILEAIEGCLEVEFDTDPGDKNSEIIEVAV; encoded by the coding sequence ATGAAACTTAAAGTTATAGTCCATAAAGCCGAAGAAGGCGGTTATTGGGCAGAAGTACCCGCTATCCCGGGATGTATATCCCAAGGTGAGACAAAAGAAGAACTAAAAGAGAATATCTTGGAAGCTATCGAAGGTTGTTTGGAGGTAGAATTTGACACAGATCCTGGAGACAAGAACTCAGAAATCATCGAGGTCGCGGTGTGA